A genomic region of Fusarium falciforme chromosome 4, complete sequence contains the following coding sequences:
- a CDS encoding FAD-binding PCMH-type domain-containing protein, whose protein sequence is MRLSLILAPQVPLFHLLLFISYFINMGSGTSTPIRDCLDAVCASRPDCVRYPGDNLFFSWAIPFNLEFPVTPVAVLRPRTAIDVSGAVKCAKENGFKVQARSGGHSYGNFGLGGVDGAVVLDLRNLKNFTMDHSTWQASIGGGMHLGELDAHLHANGGRAMAHGTCSSVGVGGHFTIGGLGPISRLWGTSLDHVVQVEVVTADGTIRTASETENADLFWALRGAGASFGIVTKFAVQTHPEPNGVVEYSYNFAFGTPGNMSTLYRDWQALITDPTLDRRFASLFVVQPLGVLITGTFFGTDAEYRASGIPDRLPGAKDGAIWLTNWMGHLLHEAERVGCAAMSLPTAFYTKSLALRRKDMLNETAISDIFAFLENKKSQTAPFVILFNIEGGATADTAGNATAYPHRDKIMMYQSYGAGVGKVSDSTRGLLDGVHERVLRAAPGARSTYAGYVDGWMNRTAAQELYWADNLERLTRVKKTWDPEDVFSNPQGVEPADHET, encoded by the exons ATGCGTTTATCACTGATCCTAGCCCCTCAAGTTCCTCTCTTCCATCTTTTACTGTTCATATCTTACTTTATCAACATGGGGAGCGGCACTAGCACGCCTATTCGCGACTGCCTCGATGCCGTCTGTGCAAGCCGCCCTGACTGCGTCAGATATCCTGGTGacaacctcttcttctcttgggCGATACCGTTCAATCTCGAGTTTCCAGTGACCCCCGTGGCAGTTCTTCGACCCAGGACTGCCATTGATGTCTCTGGAGCGGTCAAATGCGCAAAGGAAAACGGATTCAAGGTCCAAGCCAGATCTGGCGGTCACTCATATGG CAATTTTGGCCTCGGGGGGGTTGACGGGGCTGTGGTGCTTGATCTGAGGAACCTCAAAAACTTCACTATGGACCACTCGACGTGGCAAGCGTCAATCGGTGGAGGGATGCATCTTGGAGAACTAGACGCGCATCTTCATGCCAACGGTGGACGGGCCATGGCTCACGGAACGTGTTCGAGTGTGGGCGTAGGGGGACACTTCACAATC GGCGGCCTGGGGCCAATCTCACGCCTGTGGGGGACCTCTCTCGATCATGTAGTCCAAGTCGAAGTGGTAACAGCAGACGGAACCATCCGTACAGCGAGCGAGACGGAGAATGCGGATCTATTCTGGGCACTGCGCGGTGCTGGCGCCAGCTTTGGTATCGTCACCAAGTTCGCGGTGCAGACACATCCGGAGCCCAACGGTGTTGTCGAATACAGCTACAACTTTGCCTTTGGTACTCCAGGAAACATGTCGACTCTATACAGGGATTGGCAGGCGCTGATTACTGATCCAACCCTCGATCGACGGTTTGCGAGCCTCTTTGTCGTCCAACCACTAGGCGTACTCATCACAGGAACGTTCTTCGGAACTGACGCAGAGTACCGCGCATCTGGAATCCCTGATCGACTCCCCGGGGCTAAGGATGGTGCCATCTGGCTGACGAACTGGATGGGCCACCTCTTGCATGAAGCAGAAAGAGTGGGATGCGCAGCCATGAGTCTCCCGACGGCGTTCTACACCAAATCATTGGCCTTACGGAGGAAAGACATGCTAAACGAGACAGCTATTAGCGACATATTCGCTTTCCttgagaacaagaagagTCAAACGGCCCCCTTCGTCATCCTTTTCAATATCGAAGGCGGTGCAACGGCCGACACGGCAGGCAACGCGACCGCATACCCACACCGGGACAAGATAATGATGTACCAGTCCTACGGCGCCGGAGTGGGCAAAGTATCGGACTCAACACGGGGGCTTCTTGACGGCGTACACGAGCGGGTCCTACGGGCGGCCCCGGGCGCCCGATCCACGTACGCCGGGTACGTGGATGGGTGGATGAACCGGACGGCGGCGCAGGAGCTCTACTGGGCGGACAACCTGGAGAGGCTGACGCGGGTAAAGAAGACGTGGGACCCGGAAGACGTGTTTAGCAATCCGCAAGGCGTGGAGCCGGCTGATCATGAGACGTGA